The Mytilus trossulus isolate FHL-02 chromosome 3, PNRI_Mtr1.1.1.hap1, whole genome shotgun sequence genome contains a region encoding:
- the LOC134710198 gene encoding uncharacterized protein LOC134710198 isoform X1, protein MFGNLQKMATYPDHEHDEEQEESIFEIFFQDLDETLSYCENIPDNPPNCDIEYFRNRLKSAVDGLNCLEFNLVINRADQSLIEKIQTLLSCLQPLREHWSTIDFSMPSSFLSIVDGAGCISATDRLGRPPAFICTDQVEYLFKIGFKIGEIARMFLVHRTTLWRRLKYEEKNLVRHTMINDSELMSVMREIVNSQPHTGVSMMIGHLKAKGISVQQSRVRRTLRDIDPGSTLIRWGLTAVRRKYSVAGPNDLWHIDGHHALIRWKLVTHGGIDGFSRLIVFLKCSNNNLAVTVLNSFLKAVESYSLPSRVRGDQGSENVLVARYMEERRGSDRGSFIAGKSVHNSRIERLWRDVYYAVIQTFYSLFYYLEGNDLLDVDNQKDLLCLHYVFIPRINEALSQFVVAYNSHGLRTERCWSPQKIWVNSMIQKNIHSAELNSENILIDGIEQYGIDPQVNDVQTHGEDIGSLDMLNMQPDHVIVDVDNLLSQVDPLIPSNEHGVDVYLAAREIVRHDDV, encoded by the exons ATGTTTgggaatttacag AAGATGGCAACATACCCAgatcatgaacatgatgaagagCAAGAAGAgtctatttttgaaatttttttccaAGACTTGGACGAAACGTTATCATATTGTGAAAATATCCCAGATAACCCTCCAAATTGTGACATAGAATACTTTCGCAACAGATTGAAAAGTGCAGTGGATGGCTTAAATTGTTTAGAATTTAATTTAGTTATAAATAGAGCTGATCAGAGCTTAATTGAGAAAATTCAAACCCTATTATCTTGTCTTCAGCCCCTGAGAGAACATTGGAGCACGATAGATTTTTCTATGCCATCTAGTTTCTTGAGCATTGTTGATGGAGCAGGATGTATTTCAGCGACTGATAGGCTGGGAAGGCCTCCTGCTTTTATATGCACCGACCAAGtggaatatttgtttaaaattggttTTAAGATAGGTGAAATAGCCAGAATGTTCTTAGTGCACAGAACAACACTATGGAGACGACTTAAATATGAGGAGAAGAATCTGGTTAGACATACTATGATAAATGATTCAGAATTGATGTCAGTGATGCGAGAAATCGTTAACAGTCAACCACATACTGGTGTGAGTATGATGATTGGCCACTTAAAAGCAAAAGGTATAAGTGTGCAACAGTCACGTGTAAGGAGAACTCTGCGTGATATTGATCCAGGAAGCACCTTGATACGATGGGGCTTAACTGCAGTTCGCAGGAAATACTCAGTTGCAGGGCCTAATGACCTATGGCATATTGATGGACACCATGCGCTGATCCGCTGGAAATTAGTAACACATGGAGGTATTGATGGTTTTTCGCGATTAATAGTGTTCTTAAAATGCTCGAACAACAACTTGGCGGTCACTGTTTTGAACTCGTTTTTGAAAGCAGTTGAATCGTACTCATTACCATCTCGAGTCAGAGGTGATCAAGGaagtgaaaatgttttagttgCTAGATATATGGAAGAAAGGCGAGGCTCTGATCGTGGTAGTTTTATAGCAGGAAAATCTGTGCACAATAGCAGAATTGAAAGGCTTTGGAGAGATGTTTATTATGCTGTAATTCAAACATTCTATTCATTGTTTTACTATCTAGAAGGAAATGATCTGCTAGATGTTGATAATCAAAAGGATCTGCTGTGTTTACATTATGTGTTTATACCTCGTATCAACGAAGCACTCTCTCAATTCGTAGTGGCATATAATAGTCATGGGTTAAGAACAGAACGTTGTTGGTCACCACAAAAGATCTGGGTGAACAGCATGAttcaaaaaaacattcattcagCTGAACTGAAtagtgaaaatattttaattgatggAATTGAGCAGTATGGAATAGACCCTCAAGTTAATGATGTTCAAACACATGGTGAAGATATTGGCTCATTGGACATGCTGAATATGCAACCAGATCATGTAATTGTAGATGTGGATAACTTGTTGAGTCAGGTTGACCCTCTTATTCCAAGTAATGAACATGGAGTTGATGTTTATCTTGCTGCAAGAGAGATTGTACGACATGATGATGTGTAg
- the LOC134710413 gene encoding serine/threonine-protein phosphatase 6 regulatory ankyrin repeat subunit C-like has protein sequence MASVEEENYVRMSLLLSGVSPRAARILFDSEFAPACLGATIKKEYNTLFDLKKKHSINQSQWNLLFPRFPDVLDSKTFDVTLMILLLRNLTPMTPPLCGFDRLPSAMETTPAADLARIKHYRNHLAHLNDGKLDTGFFNTAWNDITGAVHRLGGQNMTQECDQLKTKPLDQTIQEIRIDIKWSNDEIMELNKSVTTLKRQNEDMSESQKFLQKKIKKVKKSHKNHHANMTKKMEIIESSQQDTVPWNTREKNNETLKKWKDNDDTMFINTRAAQNVLKCIKENSCVTITASSGVGKTATLRHVALEMVEDGYDVLIVREPSDILRFYNPKKKTLFVFDDLCGNFSMDKSDIKNFFQNPFSVYETLIDQYLKKGHYIKYCALALCVIFNNKLKEEMLTEELNEETRNIIENTCEACKLDRGTSRLVLQDELDSLIQTFIKKDQNMYKIIHDKIFDFLVQIYGQKILYCLIKNADSGLIRERFLLETKENMDPFITVVPEKYHQMYIQRLIDDWSKGKVQDVFSNINMKIPLFRKTLLACLNKLDQSRQRQLAHTWDDSKLFKDLLHDKDHVYDTPLLLCSYLGYNSLFKWCCDHGVKINRCTYNGQSPIMTASEYGRTEILKMLLDKEADYNKCDLSGRSPVMGACTHGHTEIVKILIDRGADYYTFTCDLCDQSPVMAACKLGHTEIVKMLLDKGADCNQCDEDEKAPIIWACEHGHTDIVKMLLDRGTDCNTCDWFGTSPLIAACEHGHKEIIDMLLDRGADCNTCDWFGLTPVMAACEHGQIEIVNMLIERGGKYNEYDGNGRSSVMAACEQGHTEIVKMLLDRGADCNTCDWFGTSPLMAACENGNTEIVKMLLGRCADYKNWDNDDQLPVMAACAYGHTEIVKILLDQEADLKHWDEDDQLLIMTACVLGHTEMVQMLLDRGVDCTKCKKDGVSPIMEACAHGRTEIVKMLLDRGADCNKCDWYDRSPVMKACEYGHTEIVKMMLDKGAECNECDRSDQSPVMKACEHGHIEIVGMLLDRGVDCNTFDCWGQSPLMVACEHGHTEIVKMLLDRRADFNKCDNDGQSLLMKACEHGRTEIVKMLLDRIGDLNKGDNDGQSLLMKACEHGRTEIVKMLLDREADFNKCDNDGQSPLMKACQHGHKEIVKMLLTRGVDCYKCVCFGNSPVMKACEHGHKEIVKMLLAREVDCYKCDHGGCSPIMEASKHGRTEEVKILVERGTDYNKCDWLDGSPLIRACENGHTNIVKMLIDKGVDCHKCDYVGCSSLMKACEHGYAEIVKILLNKGADYKKCDNNGCSPIMKACEHNHTEIVKILEDRGADYDKCDNSGCSPVMKACELGNTEIVKMMLDRGRDFNKCDYRGCSPLMKACEPGHTEIVKMLLDRGADSDKCDNDDRSLVMKACEYGHTEIVKMLLQRGADCNKCDMYCMSPLMKACEHGHTEIVKMLLDKGADCNLLDKDGRSAVMQACEHGHKEIMEIILDRL, from the exons ATGTTCTAGATTCTAAAACCTTTGATGTGACTTTGATGATACTATTACTGAGGAACTTGACTCCAATGACCCCTCCTTTGTGTGGATTTGACCGTTTACCTTCTGCCATGGAAACCACACCAGCTGCAGATTTAGCAAGAATCAAACACTACAGGAATCACCTAGCTCATCTGAATGATGGCAAACTAGACACAGGGTTCTTCAATACTGCTTGGAATGATATAACTGGT GCTGTTCATAGATTAGGTGGGCAGAATATGACACAGGAGTGTGATCAGCTAAAAACCAAACCGCTTGATCAAACCATCCAAGAAATAAGGATAGACATCAAATGGTCTAATGATGAAATCATGGAGCTAAATAAATCTGTAACAACTCTGAAACGCCAAAATGAGGATATGAGTGAATCCCAAAAattcctacaaaaaaaaattaaaaaagtaaagaaatccCACAAAAACCACCATGCCAATATGACAAAGAAAATGGAAATAATAGAAAGCTCACAGCAGGATACAGTACCATGGAATACTCGAG aaaaaaataatgaaacactTAAAAAATGGAAGGACAATGATGATACAATGTTTATCAATACAAGAGCAGCCCAGAATGTACTCAAATGCATTAAAGAAAACAGTTGTGTAACTATTACAGCTAGTTCTGGTGTAGGCAAGACAGCAACACTTAGACATGTGGCTTTGGAAATGGTAGAAGACGGATATGATGTTCTTATTGTGAGAGAACCGAGTGACATTCTGAGGTTTTATAAtccaaaaaagaaaactttgtttgtttttgatgacTTATGTGGAAACTTCTCGATGGACAAGAGTGACATTAAAA ATTTCTTCCAGAATCCATTTTCAGTTTATGAAACATTGATTGATCAGTATCTAAAGAAAGGGCATTACATTAAATACTGTGCTTTGGCTTtatgtgttatatttaacaacAAGTTAAAGGAAGAAATGTTAACAGAAGAGTTGAATGAAGAAACCAGGAATATCATTGAAAACACATGTGAGGCATGTAAATTAGACAGAGGAACATCAAGACTGGTACTACAGGATGAACTTGACTCACTCatacaaacatttataaagaaaGATCAAAACATGTACAAGataatacatgataaaatatttgattttcttgttCAGATCTATGGACAAAAGATATTATATTGTTTGATAAAGAATGCAGACAGTGGTTTGATAAGGGAACGATTTTTATTAGAAACAAAAGAGAACATGGATCCTTTTATTACTGTAGTACCTGAAAAATATCATCAGATGTACATACAGAGATTGATTGATGACTGGTCAAAGGGAAAAGTTCAAGATGTATTTAGTAACATCAACATGAAGATTCCTCTGTTCAGAAAGACATTGCTCGCCTGTTTGAACAAACTTGATCAATCCCGCCAAAGACAGTTGGCTCATACCTGGGACGATAGTAAACTATTTAAAGATCTTTTGCATGATAAAGACCATGTATATGATACTCCTTTATTACTTTGTAGTTATTTGGGATATAATTCGTTGTTTAAGTGGTGTTGTGATCATGGTGTAAAAATAAACAGGTGTACATACAATGGTCAGTCTCCCATAATGACTGCTAGTGAATATGGTCGTACAGAAATACTGAAGATGTTGTTAGACAAAGAAGCAGACTACAATAAATGTGACTTGAGTGGAAGGTCACCTGTAATGGGGGCTTGTACACATGGTCATACTGAAATAGTAAAGATTTTGATAGACAGAGGGGCAGACTATTATACATTTACATGCGATCTGTGTGACCAGTCACCTGTCATGGCAGCTTGTAAACTTGGTCATACTGAAATAGTAAAGATGCTATTAGACAAAGGGGCAGATTGTAATCAATGTGATGAAGATGAGAAAGCACCTATAATATGGGCTTGTGAGCATGGTCATACAGATATAGTGAAGATGTTGTTAGACAGAGGTACAGACTGTAATACATGTGACTGGTTTGGTACATCACCTTTAATTGCGGCTTGTGAACATGGTCATAAGGAAATTATAGATATGTTGTTAGACAGAGGAGCAGACTGTAATACATGTGACTGGTTTGGTTTAACACCTGTAATGGCGGCTTGTGAACATGGCCAAATTGAAATAGTAAATATGTTGATAGAAAGAGGAGGAAAATATAACGAATATGACGGAAATGGTCGGTCATCTGTAATGGCGGCTTGTGAACAGGGTCATACAGAAATAGTGAAGATGTTGCTAGACAGAGGAGCAGACTGTAATACATGTGACTGGTTCGGTACGTCACCTTTAATGGCGGCTTGTGAAAATGGTAATACAGAAATAGTTAAGATGCTGTTGGGCAGATGTGCAGACTATAAAAACTGGGATAATGATGATCAGTTACCTGTAATGGCAGCTTGTGCATATGGTCATACAGAAATAGTTAAGATATTATTAGACCAAGAAGCAGACTTAAAACACTGGGATGAGGATGACCAGTTACTCATAATGACGGCTTGTGTACTAGGTCATACAGAAATGGTACAGATGTTGTTAGACAGAGGGGTAGActgtacaaaatgtaaaaaagatgGGGTGTCACCTATAATGGAAGCTTGTGCCCATGGTCGTACAGAAATAGTAAAGATGTTGTTAGACAGAGGAGCAGACTGCAATAAATGTGACTGGTATGATCGGTCACCTGTAATGAAGGCTTGTGAATATGGTCACACAGAAATAGTGAAGATGATGTTAGACAAAGGAGCAGAATGTAATGAATGTGACAGGAGTGACCAGTCTCCTGTAATGAAGGCTTGTGAACATGGTCATATAGAAATAGTAGGGATGCTGTTAGACAGAGGAGTAGACTGTAATACATTTGACTGTTGGGGTCAGTCACCTTTAATGGTGGCTTGTGAACATGGTCATACAGAAATAGTAAAGATGTTGTTAGACAGAAGAGCCGACTTTAATAAATGTGACAATGATGGTCAGTCACTTCTTATGAAGGCTTGTGAACATGGTCGTACAGAAATAGTAAAGATGTTGTTAGACAGAATAGGAGACTTAAATAAAGGTGACAATGATGGTCAGTCGCTTCTTATGAAGGCTTGTGAACATGGTCGCACAGAAATAGTAAAGATGTTGTTAGACAGAGAAGCAGACTTTAATAAATGTGACAATGATGGTCAGTCACCTCTTATGAAGGCTTGTCAACATGGTCATAAAGAAATAGTAAAGATGTTGTTAACAAGAGGAGTAGACTGCTATAAATGTGTCTGTTTTGGTAATTCACCTGTAATGAAGGCTTGTGAACACGGTCATAAAGAAATAGTAAAGATGTTGTTAGCGAGAGAGGTAGACTGTTATAAATGTGATCATGGTGGTTGTTCACCTATAATGGAAGCATCTAAACATGGTCGTACAGAAGAAGTAAAAATATTGGTAGAGAGAGGAACAGACTACAATAAATGTGACTGGTTGGATGGATCACCACTGATTAGGGCTTGTGAAAATGGTCACACAAACATAGTGAAGATGTTGATAGACAAGGGTGTAGACTGTCATAAATGTGATTATGTTGGTTGTTCGTCTTTAATGAAGGCATGTGAACATGGTTATGCAGAAATAGTTAAGATCTTGTTAAACAAGGGAGCAGACTATAAAAAATGTGATAATAATGGTTGCTCACCTATAATGAAGGCTTGTGAACATAATCATACAGAAATAGTTAAAATCTTAGAAGACAGAGGAGCAGACTATGATAAGTGTGATAATAGCGGTTGTTCACCTGTAATGAAGGCTTGTGAACTTGGTAATACAGAAATAGTTAAGATGATGTTGGACAGAGGAAGAGACTTTAATAAATGTGATTATAGAGGTTGTTCACCTTTAATGAAGGCTTGTGAACCAGGTCATACAGAAATAGTTAAGATGTTGTTAGACAGAGGAGCAGACAGTGATAAATGCGATAATGATGATCGGTCACTAGTAATGAAGGCGTGTGAGTATGGTCACACAGAAATAGTAAAGATGTTATTACAAAGAGGAGCAGACTGCAATAAATGTGACATGTATTGTATGTCACCTCTAATGAAGGCTTGTGAACATGGTCATACAGAAATAGTAAAGATGCTGTTAGACAAAGGAGCAGATTGTAATTTGCTTGATAAAGATGGTCGGTCAGCTGTAATGCAAGCTTGTGAACATGGTCATAAAGAAATAATGGAGATAATTTTAGACAGACTGTAG
- the LOC134710198 gene encoding uncharacterized protein LOC134710198 isoform X2, translating to MATYPDHEHDEEQEESIFEIFFQDLDETLSYCENIPDNPPNCDIEYFRNRLKSAVDGLNCLEFNLVINRADQSLIEKIQTLLSCLQPLREHWSTIDFSMPSSFLSIVDGAGCISATDRLGRPPAFICTDQVEYLFKIGFKIGEIARMFLVHRTTLWRRLKYEEKNLVRHTMINDSELMSVMREIVNSQPHTGVSMMIGHLKAKGISVQQSRVRRTLRDIDPGSTLIRWGLTAVRRKYSVAGPNDLWHIDGHHALIRWKLVTHGGIDGFSRLIVFLKCSNNNLAVTVLNSFLKAVESYSLPSRVRGDQGSENVLVARYMEERRGSDRGSFIAGKSVHNSRIERLWRDVYYAVIQTFYSLFYYLEGNDLLDVDNQKDLLCLHYVFIPRINEALSQFVVAYNSHGLRTERCWSPQKIWVNSMIQKNIHSAELNSENILIDGIEQYGIDPQVNDVQTHGEDIGSLDMLNMQPDHVIVDVDNLLSQVDPLIPSNEHGVDVYLAAREIVRHDDV from the coding sequence ATGGCAACATACCCAgatcatgaacatgatgaagagCAAGAAGAgtctatttttgaaatttttttccaAGACTTGGACGAAACGTTATCATATTGTGAAAATATCCCAGATAACCCTCCAAATTGTGACATAGAATACTTTCGCAACAGATTGAAAAGTGCAGTGGATGGCTTAAATTGTTTAGAATTTAATTTAGTTATAAATAGAGCTGATCAGAGCTTAATTGAGAAAATTCAAACCCTATTATCTTGTCTTCAGCCCCTGAGAGAACATTGGAGCACGATAGATTTTTCTATGCCATCTAGTTTCTTGAGCATTGTTGATGGAGCAGGATGTATTTCAGCGACTGATAGGCTGGGAAGGCCTCCTGCTTTTATATGCACCGACCAAGtggaatatttgtttaaaattggttTTAAGATAGGTGAAATAGCCAGAATGTTCTTAGTGCACAGAACAACACTATGGAGACGACTTAAATATGAGGAGAAGAATCTGGTTAGACATACTATGATAAATGATTCAGAATTGATGTCAGTGATGCGAGAAATCGTTAACAGTCAACCACATACTGGTGTGAGTATGATGATTGGCCACTTAAAAGCAAAAGGTATAAGTGTGCAACAGTCACGTGTAAGGAGAACTCTGCGTGATATTGATCCAGGAAGCACCTTGATACGATGGGGCTTAACTGCAGTTCGCAGGAAATACTCAGTTGCAGGGCCTAATGACCTATGGCATATTGATGGACACCATGCGCTGATCCGCTGGAAATTAGTAACACATGGAGGTATTGATGGTTTTTCGCGATTAATAGTGTTCTTAAAATGCTCGAACAACAACTTGGCGGTCACTGTTTTGAACTCGTTTTTGAAAGCAGTTGAATCGTACTCATTACCATCTCGAGTCAGAGGTGATCAAGGaagtgaaaatgttttagttgCTAGATATATGGAAGAAAGGCGAGGCTCTGATCGTGGTAGTTTTATAGCAGGAAAATCTGTGCACAATAGCAGAATTGAAAGGCTTTGGAGAGATGTTTATTATGCTGTAATTCAAACATTCTATTCATTGTTTTACTATCTAGAAGGAAATGATCTGCTAGATGTTGATAATCAAAAGGATCTGCTGTGTTTACATTATGTGTTTATACCTCGTATCAACGAAGCACTCTCTCAATTCGTAGTGGCATATAATAGTCATGGGTTAAGAACAGAACGTTGTTGGTCACCACAAAAGATCTGGGTGAACAGCATGAttcaaaaaaacattcattcagCTGAACTGAAtagtgaaaatattttaattgatggAATTGAGCAGTATGGAATAGACCCTCAAGTTAATGATGTTCAAACACATGGTGAAGATATTGGCTCATTGGACATGCTGAATATGCAACCAGATCATGTAATTGTAGATGTGGATAACTTGTTGAGTCAGGTTGACCCTCTTATTCCAAGTAATGAACATGGAGTTGATGTTTATCTTGCTGCAAGAGAGATTGTACGACATGATGATGTGTAg